In Pedobacter sp. WC2423, the following are encoded in one genomic region:
- a CDS encoding TlpA family protein disulfide reductase translates to MKPYLFGFLIALISFTASAQMPATAIPDFQFYKADGKAFTKAQIVPAHQSLFVFFDATCVHCQKTMIELSKKYEDLKKLNIYLVSLDQHITMNDFMGKYGKNLVGKKNVLLLEDRDHVFIPLFQPAKYPSLFLYSSKNALTFKTSGDKELPKLFAAIAK, encoded by the coding sequence ATGAAACCATATTTATTCGGCTTTTTGATAGCCTTAATTTCTTTTACGGCTTCGGCTCAAATGCCTGCTACAGCTATTCCGGATTTCCAGTTCTACAAAGCTGATGGAAAAGCATTCACGAAAGCCCAGATAGTTCCAGCTCACCAATCACTTTTTGTTTTCTTTGATGCAACCTGCGTCCACTGTCAGAAGACCATGATTGAACTGTCTAAGAAATATGAAGATTTAAAAAAATTGAATATCTACCTTGTTTCCCTTGATCAGCATATTACAATGAATGATTTCATGGGTAAATATGGTAAAAACCTGGTTGGAAAAAAGAATGTATTACTGCTGGAAGATCGTGATCACGTATTTATCCCTTTATTTCAGCCTGCAAAATACCCGTCTCTATTTTTATACTCTTCTAAAAATGCGCTTACTTTCAAAACCAGTGGTGACAAGGAGTTACCCAAGCTTTTTGCAGCTATCGCAAAATAA
- a CDS encoding MFS transporter: MIKKVYTTYKDSFSGLSSETWLLSIVMLINRSSSMAVPFMSLYMTQYLHRPPSDAGLIITLFGVGSILGATAGGKLTDVIGFRAVQIISSIVGGLFFILYSTITHFNALCMLTVVISFFSEAFRPANFAAIATYAKEGTQTRSYSLNRLATNMGFAVGSAVGGIVASFSYPLLFVVDGSVSALSGLSILLLLPATVKGTRKAVAEKIKGMQVRKPWEDMLFIKFLLLTTMLTTCFYLMFRVVPLFYKEVWHINELKIGLILGMNGLIIALFEMIMISRIENKRSPVHYIVKGVLFIGGAYLMLLLPGITPVMVALLSVLLFTIGEMFALPFINTFVMSRTNEFNRGQYAAGYTLSWSVSQVIGPSAGFYLAEKYGYNWLWIMLILLLVVCASGFKLLKHKMD; this comes from the coding sequence ATGATTAAAAAAGTATATACCACCTATAAAGATTCTTTTTCTGGATTAAGCTCCGAAACCTGGTTATTAAGTATAGTGATGCTCATCAACAGGAGCAGTAGTATGGCTGTACCTTTTATGAGTTTATATATGACCCAATACCTGCACAGACCACCGTCTGATGCGGGACTGATTATTACTCTTTTTGGAGTGGGGTCTATTCTGGGGGCAACCGCAGGTGGCAAACTGACTGACGTGATTGGCTTCCGGGCTGTACAAATTATCTCTTCTATTGTCGGCGGGTTGTTTTTTATCCTGTATTCTACGATTACACATTTTAATGCCTTATGTATGCTGACTGTTGTGATCAGTTTCTTTTCTGAAGCTTTCAGACCGGCAAATTTTGCTGCGATTGCAACTTATGCGAAAGAAGGGACTCAAACCCGTTCCTATTCGTTGAACAGGCTGGCAACGAATATGGGCTTTGCTGTAGGAAGTGCGGTAGGAGGGATTGTTGCCTCTTTTAGCTACCCTTTACTCTTTGTGGTGGATGGTTCTGTAAGTGCCCTTTCTGGTCTTTCTATTTTATTGCTTTTGCCCGCAACTGTAAAGGGAACACGAAAAGCAGTTGCTGAAAAAATTAAAGGAATGCAGGTGCGTAAGCCCTGGGAAGATATGCTGTTCATTAAGTTCTTATTGCTGACTACGATGTTAACTACTTGTTTTTACCTGATGTTCAGAGTAGTCCCATTGTTTTATAAAGAGGTATGGCATATCAATGAACTGAAAATTGGTTTGATATTGGGGATGAATGGCTTGATTATCGCACTTTTTGAAATGATCATGATCAGCAGGATTGAGAATAAACGTTCTCCGGTTCATTATATCGTCAAAGGTGTATTGTTTATTGGCGGTGCATATCTCATGTTATTATTACCCGGAATCACACCGGTTATGGTCGCTCTTTTATCTGTGCTGCTGTTTACAATCGGAGAAATGTTTGCGCTTCCTTTTATCAATACTTTTGTGATGAGCAGAACGAATGAGTTTAACCGCGGACAATATGCTGCCGGATATACTTTAAGCTGGTCGGTTTCACAAGTGATCGGCCCTTCAGCAGGTTTTTATCTGGCTGAAAAATATGGATATAACTGGTTGTGGATTATGCTGATCTTATTGTTAGTCGTTTGTGCGTCAGGTTTTAAATTACTGAAACATAAAATGGATTAA
- a CDS encoding OsmC family protein — protein MKRNATAVWNGTIKEGKGHLTTDSTVLNQTQYSFSSRFEDGAGTNPEELMAAAHAGCFTMKLSLDLTEAGFNPTSLETKGTVSLENGVITSSNLVLKAIIPGITEEQFQEIAAGAKENCPVSKAYNVAISLEASLV, from the coding sequence ATGAAACGTAATGCAACAGCCGTTTGGAATGGCACAATCAAAGAAGGTAAAGGTCATTTAACAACTGACAGCACTGTACTGAACCAAACTCAATATTCATTTAGCAGCCGTTTTGAAGATGGCGCAGGAACTAATCCAGAAGAGTTGATGGCAGCTGCACACGCAGGATGTTTTACCATGAAATTAAGTCTTGACTTAACTGAAGCTGGTTTTAACCCAACATCACTGGAAACTAAAGGAACAGTATCTTTAGAGAATGGAGTGATCACAAGTTCTAACCTGGTGCTGAAAGCCATTATCCCTGGTATCACTGAAGAGCAATTTCAGGAAATTGCTGCTGGTGCAAAAGAAAACTGTCCGGTAAGTAAAGCTTATAATGTGGCTATTTCTCTGGAAGCTAGTTTAGTTTAA